A stretch of Lathyrus oleraceus cultivar Zhongwan6 chromosome 6, CAAS_Psat_ZW6_1.0, whole genome shotgun sequence DNA encodes these proteins:
- the LOC127098117 gene encoding NADH dehydrogenase [ubiquinone] iron-sulfur protein 3-like: MDSQFLLRYCLYSLPGKWVYYFERSEHGNRYGTKTDYLFQFLCFLKLHTYTRVQVSIDICGVDYPSRKRRFELVYNLLSTRYNSRILIQTSADEVTRISPVVSLFPSVGRWEREVWDMFGVSSINHPDLRRISTDYGFEGHPLRKDLPLSGYLEVRYDDPEKRVVFEPIEMTQEFRYFDFASPWEQHKRRIIQKES, translated from the coding sequence ATGGATAGCCAATTCTTATTAAGATATTGTTTGTATTCTTTACCCGGAAAATGGGTTTACTATTTTGAAAGATCGGAACATGGGAATAGATATGGTACCAAAACGGACTACCTATTTCAATTTTTGTGCTTTCTTAAATTGCATACCTATACAAGGGTTCAAGTTTCGATCGATATTTGTGGAGTTGATTATCCCTCTCGAAAACGAAGATTTGAATTGGTCTATAATTTACTGAGTACTCGGTATAACTCACGCATTCTTATACAAACCAGTGCAGACGAAGTAACACGAATATCTCCGGTAGTCAGTCTATTTCCATCAGTCGGCCGGTGGGAGCGAGAAGTTTGGGATATGTTTGGTGTTTCTTCCATCAATCATCCGGATCTACGCCGTATATCAACAGATTATGGTTTCGAGGGTCATCCATTACGAAAAGACCTTCCTCTGAGTGGATATCTAGAAGTACGCTATGATGATCCAGAGAAACGTGTGGTTTTTGAACCCATTGAGATGACCCAAGAATTTCGCTATTTCGATTTTGCTAGTCCTTGGGAACAGCATAAGCGACGGATAATTCAGAAAGAATCATAA